A window of Pirellula sp. SH-Sr6A contains these coding sequences:
- a CDS encoding chemotaxis protein CheW — MLTIDCKTLELMTFKIGSHEFGLHIDGIQEINCHAQLKQAPVAYQSVAGIINLRGEVLTVIALGRLLGIQTTGAAKGEPKFIVLKNSDERIALLVDEVADVETFPTAALQTLPTNFSFENGHVVQGLIQKPKGLLLVLEASELPKLGVVLR, encoded by the coding sequence ATGCTAACAATAGACTGCAAAACACTTGAATTGATGACCTTTAAAATCGGCTCTCACGAGTTCGGACTGCATATCGATGGAATTCAAGAAATCAATTGCCATGCCCAGCTCAAGCAAGCGCCCGTTGCGTACCAGTCGGTAGCTGGAATCATTAATCTGCGCGGCGAAGTGTTGACGGTTATTGCTCTGGGACGGCTTCTTGGCATCCAAACTACGGGAGCGGCTAAAGGGGAACCCAAATTCATCGTGCTCAAAAACAGCGACGAACGCATCGCACTTCTCGTCGACGAAGTGGCGGACGTAGAGACGTTTCCAACGGCCGCGTTGCAAACATTACCTACCAACTTCTCGTTTGAAAACGGCCATGTTGTCCAAGGGCTCATCCAAAAGCCAAAAGGACTTCTGTTGGTGCTGGAGGCCTCCGAACTGCCAAAACTCGGGGTTGTTCTTCGCTAA
- a CDS encoding IS1380 family transposase, with translation MKSSFAKRIGARKKQILKRLAVARENRFSRGISNPNPVLATNSVKYELADRTHAISYAGVSAMLKLAGHVGLTDAINHRVQLLKSHAPYHESDHVLAMVMNVLCNGTRLEHLERLRNDSTFLDAIGADSIPDPTTAGDFCRRFHQSDIDSLMQAINEARINVWRQQDDAFFDQALIDVDGVIVATTAECKEGMDISYKGSWGYHPLLVSLANTKEVLAIVNRSGSVHSAHNAAAYLDKAICTCIAGGFRRIRMRGDCKFSQTEYLDGWDALGVRFQFGYEARANLKEIADNLDASAWKKLTRALPKNKTNETRTKPTNVKRQIIRERNYVHLELLHEEVAEFEYQPNACEKTYRMVVVRKNVSKEQGDVRLIDEIRYFFYISNDMPSVSSEDIVFGCNDRCDQENLIAQLSGGVRSLCAPVDNLESNWAYMVITSIAWNLKSWSALLTPVVTGQEQEHQAEKKRLLTMEFKTFLSVFIHVPCQILRHARKTIHRLLNWTDYTSAFFRLCAVLNL, from the coding sequence GTGAAGTCAAGTTTCGCAAAACGTATCGGTGCACGCAAGAAGCAAATCCTGAAAAGGCTCGCAGTAGCAAGGGAGAATCGCTTCTCTCGTGGTATCTCGAATCCGAATCCCGTTCTCGCTACCAACTCTGTCAAATACGAACTTGCTGATCGCACCCATGCCATCAGCTACGCTGGTGTCTCCGCCATGCTCAAGCTCGCCGGGCATGTCGGATTGACCGATGCCATCAATCATCGTGTCCAACTCTTAAAGTCACATGCTCCTTATCATGAATCCGACCACGTCCTCGCGATGGTTATGAATGTTCTATGCAACGGAACGAGGCTGGAGCATTTGGAGCGTCTTCGAAACGATTCGACATTCCTCGATGCGATCGGTGCCGATTCGATTCCTGATCCAACCACGGCAGGCGATTTCTGCCGTCGATTCCATCAATCCGACATCGACTCCCTGATGCAAGCTATTAACGAAGCCAGGATCAACGTATGGAGACAACAGGATGATGCGTTCTTTGACCAAGCCCTTATCGATGTCGATGGCGTTATCGTGGCAACTACAGCCGAGTGCAAAGAAGGAATGGATATCTCGTACAAGGGGAGTTGGGGATACCACCCTTTGCTGGTCAGCTTAGCCAACACCAAAGAAGTACTTGCGATTGTGAATCGCAGCGGTTCGGTTCACAGCGCTCACAACGCGGCAGCCTACTTAGATAAGGCGATCTGCACTTGTATCGCTGGAGGCTTCCGGCGCATTCGAATGCGAGGGGACTGCAAGTTCTCGCAGACGGAGTATCTCGACGGATGGGACGCCCTGGGAGTACGCTTCCAGTTCGGTTATGAGGCGCGAGCGAATCTGAAGGAAATCGCAGACAACTTGGATGCGTCGGCATGGAAGAAACTCACCCGCGCCTTGCCAAAAAACAAGACCAATGAAACTCGTACCAAACCCACCAATGTCAAACGCCAAATCATTCGGGAACGCAATTACGTCCATCTGGAGTTACTACATGAGGAAGTGGCCGAGTTCGAATACCAACCCAACGCCTGCGAGAAAACGTATCGAATGGTGGTTGTTCGGAAGAACGTCTCCAAAGAGCAGGGCGATGTTCGGCTCATCGACGAGATCCGCTACTTCTTTTACATCAGCAACGACATGCCCTCGGTATCGAGCGAGGACATTGTTTTTGGCTGCAATGACCGATGCGACCAAGAAAATTTGATAGCACAACTCTCCGGTGGAGTTCGATCGCTGTGCGCTCCGGTGGACAATTTGGAAAGCAACTGGGCGTATATGGTGATAACGAGTATTGCGTGGAACCTAAAATCCTGGTCTGCACTACTGACCCCCGTGGTGACTGGTCAAGAGCAAGAACATCAAGCAGAAAAGAAACGGCTCCTAACAATGGAATTTAAAACGTTTCTGTCCGTGTTCATTCATGTGCCATGCCAAATTCTACGACATGCCAGGAAAACGATTCATCGGCTCCTGAACTGGACGGACTACACATCAGCATTCTTCCGATTGTGTGCTGTGCTCAATCTGTAG
- a CDS encoding helix-turn-helix domain-containing protein, with protein sequence MDPTRLSPPQIESVPIPVLEQLFDQVPDVAFFVKDSSGRYLAVNQSLVERHGFHAKAEVLGKNPAEICSGDFGRIPSEQDRQVLRTGYPIIDHLEMQWDLSGKPVWCLTTKLPLLSDSGQAVGIVGFSKDVRMAVELASVPPSFARALEGFEKNLPPDASPSWLAKQSKMPPHRFARTMKMVFGLTPTQYIAKTRIGLASQLLLHTDLSISEIAQKCGFYDHSAFSRAFKKSTGASPIDFRREWKE encoded by the coding sequence ATGGATCCAACTCGACTTTCCCCTCCCCAAATCGAAAGCGTTCCGATTCCAGTTTTAGAGCAACTTTTTGATCAAGTACCGGACGTTGCATTTTTCGTCAAAGATTCGAGCGGTAGGTATCTTGCAGTCAATCAGTCCTTGGTAGAGAGACATGGATTTCATGCGAAAGCGGAAGTGCTTGGAAAGAATCCGGCTGAAATCTGCAGCGGAGACTTCGGACGCATTCCTTCGGAACAGGATCGACAGGTTTTGCGGACGGGCTACCCGATTATCGATCATTTGGAAATGCAATGGGATTTATCGGGGAAGCCGGTATGGTGTTTGACGACCAAACTTCCGCTCCTGAGCGATAGCGGGCAAGCGGTAGGAATCGTCGGCTTTTCGAAGGATGTGCGCATGGCGGTGGAGCTGGCATCTGTCCCACCCTCGTTCGCGCGCGCCTTAGAGGGATTCGAAAAGAACCTTCCTCCCGACGCGTCACCCTCGTGGCTTGCAAAGCAGTCCAAGATGCCGCCTCATCGTTTCGCGCGCACTATGAAAATGGTCTTTGGGTTGACGCCAACCCAGTACATCGCGAAAACGCGCATAGGATTGGCATCGCAACTGCTGCTTCATACCGATTTGTCGATTTCAGAAATCGCGCAGAAATGCGGCTTCTATGACCATAGCGCATTCTCGCGTGCATTCAAGAAATCGACGGGGGCCAGTCCGATCGATTTTAGGCGGGAATGGAAGGAGTGA
- a CDS encoding DUF1552 domain-containing protein, with amino-acid sequence MNIRLDRVDRRRFLRGTGYALALPLFGTFRSLGNEPSLSNPKRLGCFYFPDGVPMPLANDPAYQDWAWFPHGEGSDFRFTKCMETLEPIRSELTVLSGFSHIASRNVHGHNNADQFLTAAATGDGDRDYQNSISLDQVYAEYVGDETRFSSLVMSTDGGTGTARGAHTISFDRNGRPIPAEHRPKQIFDMLFVASDKQSAKRLSRTRSALDDMLADAQSLKQTLSMEDRKNLEEYLESVRQAEVKVEKAKKWLNAPLPNVERDHLNLELTTEEPREYVQTMFEMIYLAFRTDSTRIATYQIGRENGIGRSDHLSRAVGFNLAHQLSHETKNPDGWKNFGIYCRFLNEEFGRFVEKMKATPEPAGTGSMLDNTLILYGSASSAFHLSRNYPLILAGGKNMGLQHGKYINHAGNRFQGGPWLGDREPWQDKATVEDVPLSNLFVTMLQKLGMPKDQFADSTGIVANI; translated from the coding sequence ATGAATATTCGATTGGATCGAGTGGATCGACGAAGGTTTTTGAGAGGGACGGGGTACGCTCTAGCACTTCCCTTATTTGGAACGTTTCGATCGCTAGGTAACGAGCCGTCTCTATCGAATCCCAAACGGCTCGGATGTTTCTATTTTCCCGATGGCGTCCCCATGCCTTTGGCGAATGACCCGGCCTATCAAGATTGGGCATGGTTCCCGCATGGAGAAGGTAGCGATTTTCGATTTACAAAGTGCATGGAAACGCTTGAGCCCATCCGCTCAGAATTGACGGTACTATCTGGCTTTTCCCATATCGCATCGCGCAATGTCCATGGTCATAACAATGCCGATCAATTTCTCACTGCCGCGGCGACAGGCGATGGCGATCGCGACTATCAGAACTCCATTTCCCTCGACCAGGTCTACGCGGAGTATGTGGGAGACGAGACACGTTTTTCGTCGTTGGTAATGTCCACCGATGGTGGTACCGGTACAGCTCGAGGAGCTCATACGATCTCCTTTGATCGTAATGGACGCCCTATTCCAGCCGAGCATCGCCCCAAACAAATATTCGATATGCTATTCGTGGCGAGCGATAAGCAATCGGCGAAGCGTCTATCGAGAACCCGTAGCGCGCTGGACGACATGTTGGCAGATGCTCAATCGCTCAAGCAGACTTTGTCAATGGAGGACCGCAAGAACTTAGAAGAGTATCTTGAATCGGTTCGGCAAGCGGAGGTCAAAGTGGAAAAGGCGAAGAAGTGGCTCAATGCGCCGCTTCCCAACGTCGAACGAGATCATCTCAATCTCGAATTGACGACAGAGGAACCTCGCGAATACGTGCAAACGATGTTCGAGATGATTTATCTCGCTTTCCGCACCGATTCAACCCGCATTGCTACGTACCAAATCGGCCGAGAGAACGGAATTGGGCGGAGCGATCATTTGTCGCGAGCCGTGGGATTCAATCTTGCCCATCAACTTTCTCATGAAACCAAGAATCCGGACGGATGGAAGAACTTCGGAATTTACTGCAGGTTCCTCAACGAAGAGTTTGGCCGTTTTGTGGAGAAGATGAAGGCTACGCCTGAGCCAGCGGGTACCGGGTCCATGCTCGACAACACTCTTATACTCTATGGTTCCGCATCGAGCGCATTCCATCTATCCCGTAACTACCCACTCATCCTCGCGGGTGGGAAAAATATGGGTCTCCAGCACGGGAAGTATATCAACCATGCTGGAAATCGATTTCAAGGAGGACCTTGGCTCGGCGATCGCGAACCCTGGCAAGACAAAGCGACCGTCGAAGACGTTCCCCTATCGAATTTGTTCGTCACCATGCTTCAGAAGTTAGGAATGCCCAAGGATCAATTTGCGGATAGCACAGGGATTGTGGCGAATATTTGA
- a CDS encoding DUF1592 domain-containing protein, whose protein sequence is MAAAIFSIECLCDPLAIRAEDGKSSSAATHRDLEDLKQNGWSRSRFHSRRDSPVRLETASNERPKPQLEEFEQRIAPILQKACVDCHGPEEQEGNIRIDTLDPNLHVGKDTDWWNDVFAAVSKGEMPPPNSGVLEDKERQAIVEWLSHELQTASIVRKDSTSHSTFRRLTRYETNYAIQDLLGLPWDFAKDLPPEANSEEGFQNTSSQLHMSVSQFETYHRLARTAISRVIAVGEKPKPLYWGIPMTAPAKLSWAKQDQQVAELKNRLKDEPEKLAAEMKQLTDGFRREHKRTYFQSLVTGQTAPATWEYYDAKYANAPSEQPAAMPETFEQVAVIPAGQWLNVELGNQLPDEGTMRVRVRASRAKSEHDHLPSLQLHFGWQASNEGRALLRVSGRDLQVDAPHGGSATYQWDIPLGEIYPRNSVRKTSPMGAMPSPSEYIRIVNSSASQGDIVLEYVEVEAPVYDEWPPETHRSLFPQHAEESDQDQAVRQILSQFMHRAWRRPPTSEEVDRKMFLLDALKGECEHLEEAIGEVYATVLSSPHFLYAVQRPGQSEGGPVSNVNASSETLLSSHELATRLALFLWCSIPDDELLRLADSDQLRDKEVLAQQVHRMLDDPKSQRFCQQFVHQWLNVELLEFLHFQQHVRGFDPLLKEAMQHEPVAFFQEVLKNNESVLNFLHADYAMVNERLARHYGIANVFGNEFRRVSTGADIRLGGLLTQAGLLAMNSDYPDSHPLKRGKWLLVSLLNDPPPPPPPAVPQIDLANPEIAKMTLKERIEDHRNHAACMSCHVKIDPWGIAFENYDALGKWRDQIQGKPVDAASELFNGELLDGMAGLKKFLLENRQDQFVSAMVVKATTYALGRPLQFTDKADLDSITTVVREKRDGLRSLLVAIATSDLFRSR, encoded by the coding sequence ATGGCAGCGGCAATATTCTCGATCGAATGCTTGTGCGATCCATTGGCGATCCGCGCGGAGGATGGAAAATCGAGTTCAGCGGCGACGCATCGTGATCTGGAGGATCTGAAGCAGAATGGATGGTCGAGATCTCGTTTTCACTCGCGACGCGACAGCCCTGTGCGTCTGGAGACTGCTTCGAACGAACGTCCAAAGCCGCAACTTGAAGAATTCGAACAAAGGATTGCACCGATATTGCAAAAGGCTTGCGTGGATTGCCATGGTCCGGAGGAACAGGAAGGAAACATTCGCATCGACACGCTCGATCCCAATTTGCATGTAGGAAAAGACACCGACTGGTGGAACGACGTCTTCGCTGCGGTCAGCAAAGGGGAAATGCCACCGCCGAACAGCGGGGTATTGGAGGACAAGGAGCGGCAAGCGATTGTGGAGTGGCTTTCCCATGAACTTCAAACCGCGTCGATCGTTCGCAAAGACTCGACATCGCATTCCACCTTTCGCAGATTGACTCGATACGAGACCAACTATGCGATTCAAGATCTGCTCGGGCTCCCTTGGGATTTTGCAAAAGACTTACCGCCTGAAGCAAATTCCGAAGAGGGCTTTCAAAATACTTCTAGTCAGTTGCACATGTCTGTGTCCCAGTTCGAAACTTATCATCGCTTAGCACGCACCGCGATATCTCGCGTGATCGCGGTGGGTGAAAAGCCCAAACCGCTGTATTGGGGAATCCCGATGACCGCTCCTGCCAAGCTGTCTTGGGCAAAACAGGATCAGCAAGTAGCGGAGTTAAAGAATCGACTGAAAGACGAACCGGAGAAGCTAGCGGCGGAGATGAAGCAGCTCACCGATGGCTTCCGCCGAGAGCATAAACGGACCTACTTCCAATCGTTGGTGACGGGACAGACTGCTCCCGCGACTTGGGAGTACTACGACGCCAAGTATGCCAATGCACCATCGGAACAACCCGCTGCCATGCCTGAAACCTTCGAGCAGGTCGCTGTGATTCCCGCAGGTCAATGGCTCAATGTCGAGTTGGGGAACCAGTTGCCCGATGAAGGGACGATGCGAGTCCGTGTCCGTGCGAGCCGTGCGAAGTCGGAGCACGATCACCTCCCCAGTCTGCAATTGCATTTCGGATGGCAGGCCAGCAATGAGGGGAGAGCGCTGTTGCGAGTCAGCGGTCGCGACCTGCAAGTGGACGCGCCACACGGCGGATCCGCTACTTACCAATGGGATATTCCTTTGGGCGAAATCTATCCTCGCAATTCGGTTCGCAAGACTTCCCCGATGGGAGCGATGCCGAGTCCCTCCGAGTACATTCGAATCGTCAATAGCTCTGCATCTCAAGGAGATATCGTTCTCGAGTACGTCGAAGTGGAGGCGCCTGTGTATGACGAGTGGCCACCCGAAACCCACCGAAGTCTTTTCCCCCAACATGCAGAGGAATCGGATCAAGACCAAGCCGTTCGTCAAATCCTCTCGCAGTTCATGCATCGCGCTTGGCGACGTCCACCGACTTCGGAGGAAGTCGATCGAAAAATGTTCTTGCTCGATGCTCTGAAAGGCGAATGTGAGCACTTGGAGGAAGCGATCGGTGAAGTCTATGCGACCGTGCTGTCTTCGCCTCATTTTCTCTATGCGGTTCAGCGTCCTGGGCAATCCGAAGGGGGCCCAGTCAGCAATGTGAATGCTTCCTCCGAAACATTGCTCTCTTCCCACGAGCTGGCCACACGACTCGCACTTTTTCTTTGGTGCAGTATTCCGGATGACGAGTTATTGCGGCTCGCAGATTCCGATCAATTGCGTGACAAAGAGGTGCTCGCACAACAGGTGCATCGGATGCTCGATGATCCCAAATCACAGCGGTTCTGCCAGCAGTTCGTGCATCAGTGGTTGAACGTGGAATTGCTCGAGTTTCTCCATTTTCAACAGCATGTTCGTGGATTCGATCCCTTGCTGAAGGAAGCGATGCAGCATGAGCCCGTTGCGTTCTTTCAGGAGGTGTTGAAGAACAACGAAAGCGTACTGAATTTTCTTCACGCGGATTACGCGATGGTCAACGAGCGGCTTGCCCGCCACTATGGTATCGCCAATGTTTTTGGAAACGAGTTCCGCAGAGTTTCTACCGGGGCGGATATTCGCTTGGGTGGATTGCTGACGCAGGCAGGGTTGCTCGCGATGAATTCCGATTACCCCGACTCGCATCCATTGAAACGGGGGAAGTGGCTTTTGGTGAGTTTGCTGAATGACCCACCTCCCCCGCCTCCTCCCGCGGTTCCCCAAATCGATCTTGCGAATCCCGAGATTGCAAAGATGACGTTGAAAGAGCGCATCGAGGACCATCGCAACCACGCAGCCTGCATGTCCTGCCACGTGAAGATTGATCCATGGGGGATTGCCTTCGAAAACTACGATGCCCTCGGAAAGTGGCGAGACCAAATTCAGGGCAAGCCGGTCGATGCGGCGAGCGAGTTGTTCAATGGTGAGCTGCTCGACGGAATGGCGGGTTTGAAGAAGTTTCTTCTGGAGAACCGGCAAGATCAGTTTGTCAGCGCGATGGTAGTCAAAGCGACAACGTACGCACTGGGGCGCCCCCTGCAATTCACGGATAAGGCCGATCTCGATAGCATTACTACCGTAGTTCGCGAGAAGCGAGATGGCTTGCGGTCGCTTCTCGTCGCCATTGCTACGAGCGATTTATTTCGATCCCGATAG
- a CDS encoding hybrid sensor histidine kinase/response regulator has translation MPTNSTIKEDASFLEDFVLEATTSMDLVDRHLVTLESHANQEILNEVFRAIHSIKGVAGFLGFEKIQRLSHEMESVLDKLRRETIEVSTPCINILLQANDHLRTLVEKPDVDLDLGCTIQSLASLHRNPTATTIAMEIVPAIDKSLSSVQTLLESEELPLIPSRHNASHNVIARPTTLCEATLSSTSIPHPSKLVSESSIRVPVAVLEELVNLAGELVLSRNQLVRTIDEYKLKALASIGTRIDQVTTAMQDAIMHARMQQVGLLFSRFPRLVRDLNQKLCKRCRLVVEGAEVELDKTVLEALSDPLTHIIRNALDHGIESQEDRRSAGKEIEGTLQLRAMHEGGKVRIIIQDDGKGMNRERILRKAIERGLISHDESLRFSERDITNLVFRPGFSTADSISDVSGRGVGMDVVRTNIERIGGTVDIESEFGHGTTISITLPLTLAIVPSWIVCQDRFQFAIPEANVIEFLSFSEGELDDRIDRIEGVELIRWRGNLLPLVRLRDCLPPECRSNLSPQRINKVVVIETGSFRFGLAVEQVRDPEHVVVKPVSSHLRQCGYLDGAAVLGDGNVAFILGMQGIAERAKLGKMNTPLPMPEVAADLPCDESQAAIIVRRENGHLAAIPRMVIQRIERVDPRDIQFANHQWIVPYRGGQLQVLEWERNSIRRLVKQGCEFCYVMVFTVRETEIGFLVREIVDIRDIPTMVRLTDTAQHSVVGTVLLQNTVVEMLDLYQFADQALETRGKTRRNRANCRTNLPAQSTNESFSLNSSDDEQDWSRYTILLAEDTPFFNNQIKRFLEQAGLKVVTACDGQEAWEILDDVNTKFDLLLTDIEMPRMTGFELSLKIRSCPRLQDLPIVAVTSLHTDAAQRRGRDVGIDAWQIKLDRDRLVQCLQSKLILLDLKQANACSS, from the coding sequence ATGCCAACGAACTCGACGATTAAGGAAGACGCCTCCTTTCTGGAGGATTTTGTACTGGAAGCGACCACCTCCATGGACTTGGTCGACCGGCATCTTGTCACTCTGGAGTCCCACGCGAACCAAGAAATTCTCAATGAAGTTTTTCGCGCCATCCACTCCATTAAAGGGGTGGCAGGATTCTTAGGATTTGAAAAGATCCAGCGGCTTTCCCATGAGATGGAGTCGGTTCTAGACAAATTGAGACGCGAGACAATCGAAGTCTCTACACCATGCATCAATATCCTTTTGCAGGCCAATGATCATTTAAGAACTTTGGTGGAGAAACCCGATGTCGACCTTGATCTCGGCTGTACGATTCAGTCCTTGGCGAGTCTTCACCGTAATCCAACTGCTACCACGATTGCAATGGAGATCGTTCCAGCCATCGATAAATCATTAAGTTCGGTTCAAACGTTGCTGGAGTCGGAGGAGCTCCCGCTGATACCATCTCGCCATAACGCGTCTCACAACGTTATTGCCCGCCCTACCACGCTGTGCGAAGCGACTCTTTCCAGCACGTCTATCCCACATCCCTCGAAATTGGTTTCGGAATCGTCGATCCGGGTTCCGGTGGCCGTTCTAGAGGAATTGGTCAATCTCGCGGGGGAGTTAGTTCTCTCTCGTAATCAGTTGGTTCGGACCATCGATGAGTACAAACTCAAGGCCTTGGCGAGTATCGGCACCCGCATCGATCAAGTAACAACAGCGATGCAGGACGCGATTATGCACGCGAGAATGCAACAGGTCGGATTGTTATTCAGTCGCTTTCCACGTCTCGTTCGCGATCTCAACCAAAAGCTTTGCAAACGTTGTCGACTCGTAGTGGAAGGAGCCGAGGTGGAACTGGACAAAACGGTCCTCGAGGCACTCTCAGATCCTCTCACGCACATCATTCGTAATGCGTTGGACCACGGAATTGAATCACAGGAAGATCGTCGCTCAGCGGGGAAAGAGATCGAAGGCACATTGCAACTGAGAGCAATGCACGAAGGAGGAAAAGTCAGAATTATTATCCAGGACGATGGCAAGGGAATGAACCGTGAACGCATCTTGCGAAAGGCAATCGAACGAGGCTTGATATCCCACGACGAATCGCTGAGATTCTCCGAACGAGACATTACGAACCTGGTTTTTCGTCCCGGCTTTTCCACCGCGGACTCGATCAGCGATGTAAGCGGTCGCGGCGTGGGTATGGATGTGGTTCGAACCAATATCGAACGCATTGGCGGAACTGTCGACATCGAGAGCGAATTTGGACACGGAACGACTATCTCTATCACTTTGCCTCTCACGTTAGCAATCGTTCCCTCCTGGATTGTTTGTCAGGATCGTTTTCAGTTTGCGATTCCTGAAGCGAATGTGATCGAGTTCCTCAGTTTTTCCGAGGGAGAGCTTGACGACCGAATCGATCGTATCGAAGGAGTGGAGTTGATTCGGTGGCGAGGTAATCTACTGCCTCTGGTTCGCCTTCGGGACTGCCTCCCGCCGGAGTGCCGGTCGAATCTATCTCCTCAGCGAATCAATAAAGTGGTTGTGATTGAGACGGGGAGTTTTCGCTTTGGACTCGCAGTAGAACAAGTGCGTGATCCAGAGCATGTGGTAGTAAAACCTGTCAGCTCTCACCTGAGGCAATGCGGCTATCTCGATGGTGCAGCCGTGCTCGGTGACGGAAATGTCGCATTCATTCTGGGAATGCAAGGGATAGCGGAACGAGCAAAGCTCGGAAAAATGAACACTCCCTTGCCCATGCCGGAGGTCGCAGCCGATCTCCCGTGCGACGAATCTCAAGCCGCAATCATTGTTCGACGAGAAAATGGTCATCTTGCTGCGATACCAAGAATGGTCATACAGCGGATTGAACGAGTCGACCCCCGCGATATTCAGTTCGCTAATCATCAATGGATTGTCCCCTATCGCGGTGGGCAATTGCAAGTCTTGGAATGGGAACGAAACAGCATACGGAGGCTCGTGAAGCAAGGCTGCGAATTCTGCTATGTCATGGTGTTCACCGTTCGAGAAACGGAGATTGGATTTCTCGTGAGAGAGATAGTCGATATCCGAGACATTCCCACCATGGTCCGATTGACTGACACGGCTCAACATTCGGTTGTCGGGACTGTGTTGCTCCAAAACACAGTGGTCGAAATGTTAGACCTCTACCAATTCGCGGATCAAGCATTGGAAACGCGAGGAAAAACGAGAAGAAATCGAGCAAATTGCCGCACTAACCTCCCTGCCCAATCAACGAACGAATCCTTTTCCCTCAATTCTTCAGATGACGAGCAGGATTGGTCCCGGTACACAATTCTGCTCGCTGAGGACACTCCCTTCTTCAACAATCAAATCAAACGTTTCTTAGAGCAAGCGGGTTTGAAGGTGGTGACGGCGTGCGATGGTCAAGAGGCATGGGAGATACTTGATGACGTCAATACCAAGTTCGATTTGCTTCTAACCGATATCGAAATGCCCCGTATGACCGGGTTTGAGCTATCACTCAAAATTCGGTCGTGTCCACGTCTTCAAGATTTGCCTATCGTCGCCGTTACAAGCCTTCACACCGATGCAGCCCAAAGGAGAGGCAGGGATGTAGGAATTGACGCATGGCAAATCAAACTGGATCGAGATCGATTAGTCCAGTGTTTGCAATCGAAACTAATCCTTCTAGACCTCAAACAAGCGAACGCTTGTTCGTCTTAG
- a CDS encoding methyl-accepting chemotaxis protein encodes MPEQQDDKFSPELVAGLTTTLDSVMDRTINAIDKVNDQIRVLALNARIEAARAGDAGKAFNIVAMEIAGLSNSSTEVVANLKRRSRKTLSRISKISEDMGKSFKGVRLSDLARMNIDLVDRCLYERSCDVRWWATDASVVDALTDKNAKSSEFACQRLRTILDSYTVYSDLVLCEPNGQVIACGRPEMFRSIGTEQSSTVWFQSALQSRSGREYGFQTVHPCAIVNNRHSVVFSAAVREDGAVDGRVIGVLGIIFNWDNFARDIVNNVALSSEEKQSTRVCIVDPTGLVLADSQGRTLQESIEFSSRGKLFAGKKGYVIAEVGDSKCCIGHAQSAGFETYASGWHSVLIQEIENDPPREGDSLRKRTRRRSIEKVRRPVAN; translated from the coding sequence ATGCCCGAGCAACAAGACGATAAATTTAGTCCGGAATTGGTTGCAGGACTCACAACGACCTTGGATTCTGTGATGGATCGCACTATTAATGCGATTGACAAGGTGAATGACCAGATCCGGGTTTTGGCTTTGAATGCACGTATTGAAGCTGCGCGAGCTGGGGACGCGGGCAAGGCATTTAATATCGTAGCCATGGAGATTGCGGGACTTTCGAACAGTTCCACGGAGGTCGTGGCCAACTTGAAACGACGCTCCCGAAAAACCCTCTCCAGGATCAGCAAGATCAGCGAGGACATGGGAAAGTCCTTCAAAGGAGTGAGGCTTAGCGATTTGGCTCGCATGAATATCGATTTGGTGGATCGATGTCTTTATGAAAGGTCATGTGATGTTCGTTGGTGGGCGACCGATGCAAGCGTGGTCGATGCATTAACGGACAAAAATGCGAAGTCGTCCGAGTTCGCGTGCCAGCGACTGAGGACCATCTTGGATTCGTATACGGTTTACAGCGACTTGGTTTTGTGTGAACCGAACGGGCAAGTCATTGCTTGCGGGAGACCGGAGATGTTCCGTTCGATTGGGACGGAACAATCGAGTACCGTTTGGTTCCAATCAGCCTTGCAGAGCCGTTCGGGGAGGGAATACGGATTTCAAACGGTGCATCCATGCGCCATCGTCAATAATCGGCATTCGGTCGTTTTTTCCGCGGCGGTTCGGGAGGACGGCGCCGTCGATGGGCGTGTGATAGGTGTATTGGGAATCATTTTCAATTGGGATAACTTTGCGCGTGACATTGTTAACAATGTCGCGTTATCGAGCGAAGAGAAGCAGTCGACTCGCGTTTGCATTGTCGATCCAACCGGTCTTGTACTCGCGGATTCCCAGGGCCGGACTCTGCAGGAAAGCATTGAGTTCAGCAGTCGAGGAAAATTGTTCGCTGGCAAAAAAGGGTATGTGATCGCCGAGGTCGGGGATTCCAAATGTTGCATCGGCCATGCCCAATCCGCAGGATTTGAGACTTACGCCAGCGGATGGCACTCGGTCTTGATTCAAGAAATTGAAAATGATCCTCCGCGAGAGGGTGATTCGCTCAGAAAACGCACGCGACGTCGTTCGATCGAGAAGGTACGCAGGCCTGTTGCCAACTGA